A segment of the Parasphingopyxis algicola genome:
TTTCGGTCGGCGCCGCGCGGCAGCTCGGCATAGTGGAGCGGGGGACGGCACCGGTCCGCGTCCGACGCGTCCAGCCTGTCGAAAGCGATCGCGCGCGGCTGCGCGCGGGCCAACCCGCCCAACCGCGCCTGCAGACCTCGCCGCAGCTGCTCGAAGCCCTGCGCGCGCAGTTCGAGCGCGGCGGCGGAATCATTCCGCAAGCAACACCATCGCCCGACGCACCGGCCTCGACGGGCCAGGCGGCAACTTCGGGCGGCAACGCGGGCCCGTCCAATGCAGGTGTGAACTGGCAGATAGAGGAGGAACCGCAATCCCGGCCCGTGCAGTCCGCCCCACCGGCCGCAGCCGGCGACTATTACGTTCAGCTCGGCGCGTTCTCCAACGCCGCCAATGCGCAAAGGCTCGCCAACCGGGCGCAACGCCTCGGCACGGTGCGCATCGTTTCGGCGGGTTCCATCCGCCGCGTCAGGCTCGGACCCTATCCGACCCAGGCGGCCGCGCGCCAGGCATTGTCACAGGTGCGGTCGGCCGGATTTGGCGACGCCCGAATTTTCCGCGATCCCGCCCAGTAGCGGGACAGACAAGAAAGAGAGTTATGAGCAAGGCTTCCGTTCTTCTCGCTGTGGCGCTGACCGCGATGGTCGCGCCCGGCCATGCCGAACGCCCCCGCTACGACGGCGATCCGCCCATCGCCTATCTGATCGACATGAGTTCGGGCGCGGTGTTGTTCGCGCGCGATGCAGACCGGCGGATCCCGCCCGCATCGATGGCGAAGATGATGACCGCGCATGTCGCGTTCGACCTGCTCGACGAAGGCGAGATCAGCCTCGATCAGGAATGCATGGTGCGCCCGGAAACGTGGCGGCAATGGCACGGGCCGAGCGCCGGATCGACGATGTTCCTGTCGCCCGGTGAACGGGTCAGCATCGAGAACCTTCTCTATGGCGTGGTCACGGTATCGGGCAACGATGCCAGCGTCGTGCTCGCCGAATGCCTGTCGGGAACGGAAACGGCCTTTGCCGCGCTGATGAACCGCAAGGCGGAAGAACTCGGTCTTGAAAACAGCCGGTTCGGCAACAGCACGGGCTGGCCCGACGAAGGTAGGACCTATGTCACGGCGCGCGATCTCGCCCGGCTGGCGATTGCGACAATCCGCCGCTATCCCGAATATTACAGCCAGTTCTACGGTCGCCGCGAGTTTACCTGGGGCGAGACGATGAGCGGTCAGCCCATCACCCAGCCCAATCGCAATCCGCTGATGGGAAATGTAGACGGCGCGGACGGTCTCAAGACCGGCCACACCGAAGAAGCCGGCTATGGCTTTACGGGCTCCGCCGTTCAAAACGGACGCCGCCTCGTCATGGTCCTGGCGGGTCTCGATTCCTATCGCGGGCGGATCAGCGAAGCGACCCGCTTCATGGAATGGGGATTCAACGCCTGGCGGTCGGTCCAGCTCGTATCGAGCGGCGGACGCGTCGGCACGGCGCGGGTGCAGGGCGGAAGCGCAGGCGAAGTCGGACTCGTGGCACCGCGCGATCTTGCCGTGACCGTGCCGGCGGGCCTCGCTTCCGAACGACAGGTCAAGATCGTGTACGAAGGACCGATCCGCGCACCGATCGCCGAAGGTCAGCATATCGCGGACTTGGTGGTGGAGACGCCGGACATGCCCGCCCAGCGGTTGCCGCTGGTCGCAGCGGAAGCGGTCGGCGAGCGCGGCTTTTTCGGGCGGGTCTGGGCTGGTCTCAAATCGCTGCTCGGCATTGGATAGCGGGAGTGGGGGATAGGCAGGGGTGCGCGGCAAATTCATAACGCTCGAAGGCGGCGAGGGCGCCGGCAAATCGACGCAGGCCAGGCTTTTGACGTCATGGCTTCACGATCGGGGATTTGAAACCGTCGAAACCCGCGAACCCGGCGGAACGCCGGGAGCCGACGCGATCCGCGCATTGTTGCTGGACGGAGATACGCCGTTCACGCCCACCGCCGAAGCCCATCTGTTCGCGGCAGCGCGCGCCGATCATGTCGAAACGCTGATCCGCCCGGCACTCGCAGCCGGTAGATGGGTGGTGTGCGACCGGTTCGTGGATTCGACGCTCGCCTACCAGGGCGCGGCGGGAAAGCTCGGCGTGGATCTGGTCCGCTCGATCAATGAAACGGCGATCGGCGACACCTGGCCGGATCTCACCATATTACTGCGGACCGACACGGATACGGGCACGCGCCGGGCGATCGCCCGCGATGGAGCCGAGACCGATCGGTTCACGAATCGGGATTTCGCTTTCCATCGCGCCGTGGGTAAGGCCTTTGATAATTTTGCGGAGAGGGAACCGGTGCGCTTTGCGGTGGTCGACGGGACCAAAAGTATAGAACAGGTGGCAGGCGCGATCCGATCGGCGGTAGAGACGCGGCTGCTATGAAGCTTTTTGGCCAGGATACCGCGATCGACGCGTTCCGCGATGCGATGGACAGCGGGAAACTGCACCATGCCTGGCTGCTTGCCGGGCCCAGGGGCGTCGGCAAGGCGCTGTTCGCCGACATGGCGGCGCGGCGTATGCTGGCCCAGGCCGCGCGGCCGGAAGGGCTGGGGGAGGGACTGTCCGTCCCTGACATCCATCCGACAGCGCAGCTGATCGATGCGGGGAGCCATCCCGACCTGCGCCGTCTCGCCAGGCTTCCCAGGGACCGCAAGCCCGAGGAGCTGGCGCGCAACATCACGGTCGACCAGGTTCGCGGGATCCAGTCGCTGTTCGCGACCACGCCGTCGATGTCCGACTGGCGGGCGGTGGTCATCGACGCGATCGACGATCTCGAACGACCGGCGGCCAATGCGTTGCTCAAAAATCTCGAGGAACCGCCGTCCAATTGCGTGTTCCTGCTCGTCTGCCACAACCCTGGCCGGGTGCTGCCCACTATCCGGTCGCGCTGCAGAATGCTGAGATTTTCGCGGCTTTCGCCTGACGCCATGACGTCAGCCATTGCTCAGGCCGCGCCTGATCTGGATGCGGACGAGCGTACGGCCCTTGTACGGATCGGCAATGGCGCGCCCGGCCAGGCGCTGCACTATGCCGGACTCGATATCGCAGCGCTCGATGCGACCATCGGTTCGCTGATCGCCGAAGGGGACGCAGGCAATCGCGCCCGCGCGGCGCTGGCGCAGAGCCTCGGTCTCAAGAACGCGCAGCCTCGCTACGAGGCCTTTCTGGATCGCGCGCCGTCGGCGATCGCGGCGCATGCGCGGACATTGGAGGGCAGGGCGCTCCAAAAGGCCGTATCCGTCTGGGAAGAGGCCCGCGCGCTGGCCGGCGGTGCGCAACGGCTGTCACTCGACCCGCAAACCACTGTTTTCGCGCTTGCCGGACTGCTCGCTTCGCTGCATGAACCCCGGCATGACGCCTGATTCCAAGCCTTTCTACATCACCACCGCGATCAGCTATCCCAATGGGCGGCCGCATATCGGCCATGCCTATGAAGCGATCGCGACCGACGCGATCGCCCGCTTCCACCGGCTTGCGGGCCGCGATGTCCGGTTTCAGACAGGTGTCGACGAGCACGGCCTGAAAATGGTCAAGACCGCGCGCGAACGCGGCATGGATATCCGCGATTTCGCCGATGAAATGACGCAATATTTCATCGAGATGAATAAAATTCTTAATATTCAATATGATCGCTTCATCCGGACGACCGAGGAGGCGAACCACCGCGCCGCGCAGGAGATCTGGCGACGGATGGAGGCCAGAGGCGATTTGTATCTCGATCGCTATGAGGGTTGGTACTCGGTCCGCGACGAAGCCTATTATGACGAGAAGGAGCTGATCGACGGGGAGGGGGACGAAAAACTCTCACCCCAAGGCACGCCAGTCGAGTGGACAGTCGAGGAAAGCTGGTTCTTCAAGCTCTCAAATTACCAGGACAAGCTCCTCGAATTATACGAAAACGACCCCGAATTCCTGAAACCGGATAGCCGCCGCAACGAGATCGCCCGGTTCGTCGAAAGCGGACTGCGCGACCTTTCGATTTCGCGCACCAGCTTCGATTGGGGCGTCAAAGTGCCCGGCCACGAAGATCATGTCATGTATGTCTGGCTCGATGCGCTGACCAACTATCTGACAGGCCTCGATTTTCCGGACGAGGAGGGGCTTTACGCCCGCTATTGGGGCGAGGATGCCGAAAGCGTCCATATCATCGGCAAGGATATCGTCCGCTTCCACACCGTTTATTGGCCAGCCTTTCTGATGAGCGCCGATCTGCCGCTGCCGTCGCGCGTCTTCGGCCACGGTTTCCTGCTCAATCGTGGGCAAAAAGAGTCAAAATCGCTCGGTAATGTGACCGATCCGATCGAACTCGCCGAGACATTCGGCGTGGATTCGGTCCGCTATTTCCTGCTCAGCGAGGTCAGTTTCGGGCGGGACGGCAGCTACTCGGCCGAAGCCATCGTCAATCGCTGTAATGCCGATCTGGCTAACGATCTCGGCAATCTGGCCCAGCGTACGCTGTCCATGATCGCCAAGAATTTCGACGGCAAAGTGCCGGAACCCGGCAACCCGACCGATGCCGATTGCACGCTGATGGCGACTTTCGACGCTATCCCGAAACAGGCCGCCGAGGCGATGGACGAATTCGCGATCCACCAGGCGCTGGAGGCGATCTGGCGCGGGGCGGGGGAAGCCAATCTCTACATCTCGGAGGAACAGCCCTGGTCGGTGCGCAAGACCGATCCCGATCGCGCCGGAACTATCCTCTATCGCTCGGCCGAAGCCGTGCGCCAGCTCGCAATCCTCGCGCGCTGGGCGATCCCCGCCTCGGCCGATGCGCTGCTCGACCAGCTGGCCCAACCCGAAGAGGCGCGCGACTTCGCCGCGCTCGGCCAACCGCTCAAACCCGAACTCGAACTGCCCGCACCCCAGGGCGTCTTTCCGCGGCTGGAATTGCCCGAAGAGCAGGGTGACAGTTAGGGCACGAAGCCCTATCTCGGCGCCATGTTCGTCGATAGTCACTGCCATCTCAATTACGAAGGTCTGGTCGAGCGTCAGGATGATGTCATCGAGGCCGCGCGCGCACGCGGTGTATCGACGATGCTCAACATCTCCACGCGCGAACGCGAATGGGATGCGATCATCGGAACCGCGGAAAAGGCGGACGATATCTGGGCCTCGGTCGGCATTCACCCGCATGAAGCCGATGCGCACCCCGATATCGATACCGCGAAGCTCGTGGCCAGGGCCGATCATCCGCGCGTCGTGGCGATCGGCGAGACGGGCCTCGACTATTATTACGAGCATTCGGACCGCGCGCGCCAAAAGGCGAGTTTCCGGGCCCATATCGCCGCGTCCCGCGAAACGGATCTGCCGCTTATCGTCCACACGCGCGATGCCGAGGACGACACGGCGGAGATCCTGGCCGACGAAATGGGGAAGGGACCATATCGCGGCGTCATCCACTGTTTCACGGCCAGCCAGGATTTCGCCGATATCGCGCTCGATCTGGGCTTCTATATCTCGATTTCCGGCATCGTGACGTTCAAGAATGCGAAGGATTTGCAGGCGACGGCCGCCAAACTCCCGGCCGACCGGCTGCTGATCGAAACGGATTCGCCCTTTCTCGCCCCGGTCCCGAATCGCGGGAAGACCTGCGAGCCGGCCTTCGTCGCGGACACGGCGGCGTTCCTGGCTGACCTGCGCGGCGAGCCGGTGGAAGAGCTCGCGGCTTATACGACGCGCAACTTCCGTACATTGTTCGACAAGACCGCCGCGTGAAGGTTCGCATTCTCGGCTGCGGCACCTCGTCGGGCGTTCCGAAGATCGGCAATGACTGGGGCGCCTGCGACCCGGACGAACCGAAAAACCGGCGGATGCGCTCTTCGATCCTCGTTTCCGCCGACAATCATAACATCCTTGTCGATACCGGACCGGATCTGCGCCAGCAGATGCTCGAGGCAAAGGTCAAACGGGTGGATCATGTTATCTGGACGCATGAGCATGCCGATCATTGCCATGGTATCGACGAACTCCGGCAGCTCTATTTCGCGCTGGGCGGACCGATACCCTGCCTTGCGCGGCCGCGCACCTTGCGGGAGCTGCAGCAGCGTTTCGATTTCGCATTTCGCGGCAACGGCCCCTATCCGTCCTATGCGCAGGGCCTGGCGCTGACCGACCGGGTAATGCTGGGCAGCGTAACGGTCACCGCGGCGGACATGCCGCACGGCACGATCACCTCGGCCGCCCTGCGCTTCGATCATGGCGGCAAGAGCATCGCCTATACGACCGATTTCACCGGGCTGCCGGCCAAGGCCTTCGAGTGCGTCGAGGGTGTCGATGTCTGGGTCGTCGACGCGTTGCGCCGCCGCGAGCATCCGACGCACCCGCATCTCGCGCAAACGCTCGAATGGATTGACAAAGCCCGGCCGAAACGCGCGATACTGACGCATATGGACCATTCGATGGATTACGCGACGCTCTGCGCCGAACTGCCGCCCGGCGTCGAGCCCGGCTATGACGGGATGGAGGTGGATTTCGGATGAGCGACGGGCAGGGCATCAGTCTCGTCTGGGCGGTCATCATGCTGGTGATCGTCGTCAGCGCGCTGGCCAGTCGGCGGATTCCGTTGGGGCAGGCGGCAAAAATGGCCGTGGCCTGGATCGCGATCTTTGCAATCGGCCTCACCATCTACGCTTTTCGCAACGATATCAAGGCGTTCGGACAGAGAATCTGGTACGAAATCGACCCGCCTGAAACGGTGGCGGACGGAGAAGCGCTGCGGATCCGCA
Coding sequences within it:
- the metG gene encoding methionine--tRNA ligase, which produces MTPDSKPFYITTAISYPNGRPHIGHAYEAIATDAIARFHRLAGRDVRFQTGVDEHGLKMVKTARERGMDIRDFADEMTQYFIEMNKILNIQYDRFIRTTEEANHRAAQEIWRRMEARGDLYLDRYEGWYSVRDEAYYDEKELIDGEGDEKLSPQGTPVEWTVEESWFFKLSNYQDKLLELYENDPEFLKPDSRRNEIARFVESGLRDLSISRTSFDWGVKVPGHEDHVMYVWLDALTNYLTGLDFPDEEGLYARYWGEDAESVHIIGKDIVRFHTVYWPAFLMSADLPLPSRVFGHGFLLNRGQKESKSLGNVTDPIELAETFGVDSVRYFLLSEVSFGRDGSYSAEAIVNRCNADLANDLGNLAQRTLSMIAKNFDGKVPEPGNPTDADCTLMATFDAIPKQAAEAMDEFAIHQALEAIWRGAGEANLYISEEQPWSVRKTDPDRAGTILYRSAEAVRQLAILARWAIPASADALLDQLAQPEEARDFAALGQPLKPELELPAPQGVFPRLELPEEQGDS
- the tmk gene encoding dTMP kinase, with protein sequence MRGKFITLEGGEGAGKSTQARLLTSWLHDRGFETVETREPGGTPGADAIRALLLDGDTPFTPTAEAHLFAAARADHVETLIRPALAAGRWVVCDRFVDSTLAYQGAAGKLGVDLVRSINETAIGDTWPDLTILLRTDTDTGTRRAIARDGAETDRFTNRDFAFHRAVGKAFDNFAEREPVRFAVVDGTKSIEQVAGAIRSAVETRLL
- a CDS encoding D-alanyl-D-alanine carboxypeptidase family protein, which produces MSKASVLLAVALTAMVAPGHAERPRYDGDPPIAYLIDMSSGAVLFARDADRRIPPASMAKMMTAHVAFDLLDEGEISLDQECMVRPETWRQWHGPSAGSTMFLSPGERVSIENLLYGVVTVSGNDASVVLAECLSGTETAFAALMNRKAEELGLENSRFGNSTGWPDEGRTYVTARDLARLAIATIRRYPEYYSQFYGRREFTWGETMSGQPITQPNRNPLMGNVDGADGLKTGHTEEAGYGFTGSAVQNGRRLVMVLAGLDSYRGRISEATRFMEWGFNAWRSVQLVSSGGRVGTARVQGGSAGEVGLVAPRDLAVTVPAGLASERQVKIVYEGPIRAPIAEGQHIADLVVETPDMPAQRLPLVAAEAVGERGFFGRVWAGLKSLLGIG
- a CDS encoding DNA polymerase III subunit delta', producing MKLFGQDTAIDAFRDAMDSGKLHHAWLLAGPRGVGKALFADMAARRMLAQAARPEGLGEGLSVPDIHPTAQLIDAGSHPDLRRLARLPRDRKPEELARNITVDQVRGIQSLFATTPSMSDWRAVVIDAIDDLERPAANALLKNLEEPPSNCVFLLVCHNPGRVLPTIRSRCRMLRFSRLSPDAMTSAIAQAAPDLDADERTALVRIGNGAPGQALHYAGLDIAALDATIGSLIAEGDAGNRARAALAQSLGLKNAQPRYEAFLDRAPSAIAAHARTLEGRALQKAVSVWEEARALAGGAQRLSLDPQTTVFALAGLLASLHEPRHDA
- a CDS encoding septal ring lytic transglycosylase RlpA family protein; its protein translation is MQLFDKKRWTVLPALAALAACSSGGRELPPASAGADGSVYGAAVSDTPVQIGPPYTINRRTYTPADPSHYDEVGLASYYGAELSGRPTANGERFRPSGISAAHRTLPLPSYVEVTALQTGRTILVRVNDRGPFAGDRIIDLSVGAARQLGIVERGTAPVRVRRVQPVESDRARLRAGQPAQPRLQTSPQLLEALRAQFERGGGIIPQATPSPDAPASTGQAATSGGNAGPSNAGVNWQIEEEPQSRPVQSAPPAAAGDYYVQLGAFSNAANAQRLANRAQRLGTVRIVSAGSIRRVRLGPYPTQAAARQALSQVRSAGFGDARIFRDPAQ
- a CDS encoding MBL fold metallo-hydrolase; translation: MKVRILGCGTSSGVPKIGNDWGACDPDEPKNRRMRSSILVSADNHNILVDTGPDLRQQMLEAKVKRVDHVIWTHEHADHCHGIDELRQLYFALGGPIPCLARPRTLRELQQRFDFAFRGNGPYPSYAQGLALTDRVMLGSVTVTAADMPHGTITSAALRFDHGGKSIAYTTDFTGLPAKAFECVEGVDVWVVDALRRREHPTHPHLAQTLEWIDKARPKRAILTHMDHSMDYATLCAELPPGVEPGYDGMEVDFG
- a CDS encoding TatD family hydrolase translates to MFVDSHCHLNYEGLVERQDDVIEAARARGVSTMLNISTREREWDAIIGTAEKADDIWASVGIHPHEADAHPDIDTAKLVARADHPRVVAIGETGLDYYYEHSDRARQKASFRAHIAASRETDLPLIVHTRDAEDDTAEILADEMGKGPYRGVIHCFTASQDFADIALDLGFYISISGIVTFKNAKDLQATAAKLPADRLLIETDSPFLAPVPNRGKTCEPAFVADTAAFLADLRGEPVEELAAYTTRNFRTLFDKTAA